Proteins encoded together in one Stutzerimonas stutzeri window:
- a CDS encoding CHASE domain-containing protein: MDDRPALHSRRSWLPVLVALALMAGLGGWIGWQWHVQEQRSKVEQEQRFTFAVDDIDHTLRERMRAYEMVLRGLAGVVAGSDEVKADDWARAADQLQLQDFYPGIQAVALARHATPQTLPDLIAQIRASGRERFRMYPSGERDEYVVTDYIHPTDWRNRRVLGFDLFSEATRREAIISSRDSGNPVLTGPLRLKQETDQNVQSGVLLFFPLYAQAAPVTTEDERQRAFIGTLHGAFRLTDLMEGILGSRSRMLQLQLFDAASPDSPLLTGRAQVSADAKFQRIRNIYMYGRSWQLQVASTPEYEAVLRDNNRAFNLAAALTAAVLFSLLVGGYLYLRERALRSSQALSLQLQEREARFRQLIEQLPVATLLCNAGGRIELANQSAGQLLGGPADLLAGERVSRYVPGVLGEQILRQLRDTTQLELQAQREDGTPIPVAVSLTSFRHDDALYYVINLLDLQARKRDDERFRNVVEASPNAFVLVDTQGSIVMVNRQTELLFGYTRQELLGQPVELLLPEALRDAHRGLRQGYTEHPEPRRMGSNRELFGLHRDGSALPVEIGLSPLRSGDEQLLQAVIIDISHRKAAERRLREQADQLAVANRYKSEFLANMSHELRTPLNSILILSDQLRQNGAGNLNDKQVRHADIIHRAGHELLQLINDVLDLAKIESGHMQLKLEPLNLRDLLRDLEASLGSMAAQKGLSLTMEVDPAVPLTLNSDRARLQQILNNLLTNALKFTEKGQVQLTASLLPADQDGRQMLQLQVRDSGIGIAKDQQERIFQAFQQIDGSISRHYGGTGLGLAITRQLVEVLGGQVMVNSELGQGATFTVLLPVVSDAPAATQAQLPRQPQRRGRGPGLLIVEDDADFASVVAEVGQNHGFTSLICSTGEQGLEALRREHFAAVILDILLPDISGWQVHRELRADERHQGMPVIIISCVPQPHDWHDDGSRYLVKPVAQAELERIFIELARHEHNPLRLLLVETDPRRRMLIRDYFERLGYSVTLAATAEAARLAYAEQTFPVVVVDHELSDDTGLDLLDALERLRSLRGITVLLNSRQPLSDEEMQRLRRYSAMTLSKEEDVERMGALIRPEPAAASPSPAASLQVASAGQRVLLVDEDVRLIYSLTAQLDELGLPVVPATSADEAVERFEEDAFDLVLLDMSQPGAEGPELARRLKQDHDCQAPIVALVTVADAETRERCIAAGADDLLLKPVETPALAALLRQWLGLAVGAADAGEE, translated from the coding sequence ATGGATGATCGTCCCGCTCTCCATTCCCGTAGGTCCTGGCTGCCAGTTCTGGTCGCACTGGCCCTGATGGCGGGCCTGGGAGGATGGATTGGCTGGCAATGGCACGTCCAGGAGCAGCGCAGCAAGGTCGAGCAGGAGCAGCGCTTCACGTTTGCCGTCGATGACATCGATCACACCCTCCGCGAGCGGATGCGTGCCTACGAGATGGTGCTACGTGGGCTGGCTGGCGTTGTGGCTGGCAGCGACGAGGTCAAGGCCGACGACTGGGCGCGTGCCGCGGACCAGTTGCAGCTGCAGGACTTCTATCCCGGTATCCAGGCGGTTGCGCTGGCCCGCCATGCGACGCCGCAGACCCTGCCTGACCTGATCGCGCAGATTCGCGCCTCCGGCCGCGAGCGTTTCCGCATGTACCCGTCGGGTGAGCGCGACGAGTACGTGGTGACCGACTACATCCACCCGACCGACTGGCGCAATCGACGCGTGCTCGGTTTCGACCTGTTCAGCGAAGCGACCCGTCGCGAGGCCATCATCAGCTCCCGCGACAGTGGCAACCCGGTGCTTACCGGCCCGCTGCGGCTCAAGCAGGAAACCGACCAGAATGTGCAGTCTGGCGTGCTGCTGTTCTTCCCGCTCTATGCGCAGGCTGCCCCGGTGACCACCGAAGACGAGCGTCAGCGCGCGTTCATCGGCACCCTGCATGGCGCTTTTCGCCTGACCGACCTGATGGAAGGCATCCTGGGTTCGCGCAGCCGGATGCTGCAATTGCAGCTGTTCGATGCAGCCAGCCCCGATTCGCCGCTGCTGACGGGGCGTGCCCAGGTCAGCGCCGATGCCAAGTTCCAGCGCATCCGCAACATCTACATGTATGGCCGTAGCTGGCAGCTACAGGTGGCGAGCACGCCGGAATACGAGGCGGTGCTGCGTGATAACAACCGGGCGTTCAACCTTGCCGCGGCGTTGACCGCCGCGGTGCTGTTCTCCCTGCTGGTGGGCGGCTATCTATACCTGCGCGAGCGGGCGCTGCGCAGCAGTCAGGCGCTCAGCCTGCAACTGCAGGAGCGCGAAGCGCGGTTCCGCCAGCTGATCGAGCAGCTGCCGGTGGCGACGCTACTGTGCAACGCGGGTGGGCGCATCGAACTGGCCAACCAGAGCGCAGGGCAGCTGCTGGGCGGGCCGGCCGATCTGCTTGCCGGCGAACGGGTCAGCCGCTATGTGCCAGGTGTGCTCGGGGAGCAGATCCTCCGGCAACTGCGCGACACCACTCAGCTTGAGCTGCAGGCGCAGCGCGAAGATGGCACGCCGATTCCGGTGGCCGTCAGCCTGACCAGCTTCCGCCACGACGATGCGCTGTATTACGTCATCAACCTGCTCGATCTGCAGGCCCGCAAGCGGGACGACGAGCGCTTCCGCAACGTCGTGGAAGCCTCGCCCAATGCCTTCGTCCTGGTCGACACGCAGGGCAGCATCGTGATGGTCAATCGGCAGACCGAGCTGCTGTTCGGTTACACGCGCCAGGAATTGCTCGGCCAGCCGGTCGAGCTGCTGTTGCCGGAGGCACTGCGCGACGCGCACCGAGGCTTGCGACAGGGCTATACGGAACATCCCGAGCCGCGACGGATGGGCAGCAACCGCGAGCTGTTCGGTCTTCACCGTGACGGCAGCGCGTTGCCGGTGGAGATCGGTCTGTCGCCCTTGCGCAGCGGCGACGAACAGCTGCTGCAGGCAGTGATCATCGACATCAGCCATCGCAAGGCTGCCGAGCGGCGGTTGCGCGAACAGGCCGATCAGCTCGCGGTGGCCAACCGCTACAAGTCGGAATTCCTCGCCAACATGTCCCACGAGCTGCGTACGCCGCTCAACAGCATCCTGATCCTCAGCGATCAGCTGCGACAGAACGGCGCCGGCAACCTCAACGACAAACAGGTCCGGCATGCCGACATCATCCATCGGGCCGGGCACGAGCTGCTGCAGCTGATCAACGACGTGCTGGATCTGGCCAAGATCGAATCCGGCCACATGCAGCTCAAGCTGGAACCGCTGAACCTGCGCGATCTGCTCAGAGACCTGGAAGCCTCGCTTGGCAGCATGGCCGCGCAGAAGGGGCTGAGCCTGACCATGGAGGTCGATCCTGCGGTACCGCTGACACTGAACTCCGATCGCGCTCGCCTGCAACAGATCCTGAACAACCTGCTGACCAATGCGCTGAAGTTCACCGAGAAGGGCCAGGTCCAGCTGACGGCCAGTCTTCTGCCCGCCGATCAGGACGGGCGGCAGATGCTGCAGCTGCAGGTCCGCGACAGCGGCATCGGGATTGCCAAGGATCAGCAGGAGCGCATTTTCCAGGCCTTCCAGCAGATCGATGGATCGATCAGTCGGCATTACGGCGGCACCGGCCTGGGGCTGGCGATCACGCGGCAACTGGTGGAAGTGTTGGGCGGCCAGGTAATGGTCAACAGCGAACTGGGACAAGGGGCGACCTTCACCGTGCTGTTGCCGGTCGTCTCGGACGCACCCGCGGCGACCCAGGCCCAGCTGCCTCGCCAACCGCAACGGCGCGGGCGCGGACCGGGGTTGCTGATCGTCGAGGACGATGCCGATTTCGCCTCGGTGGTGGCCGAGGTCGGGCAGAACCATGGCTTTACCAGCCTGATCTGCAGCACCGGCGAGCAGGGTCTGGAGGCGCTGCGCCGTGAGCATTTCGCCGCAGTGATTCTCGACATCCTGCTGCCGGACATCAGCGGCTGGCAGGTGCACCGTGAGCTGCGTGCCGACGAGCGGCACCAGGGCATGCCGGTAATCATCATCTCCTGCGTGCCGCAGCCGCATGACTGGCACGACGACGGTTCGCGCTATCTGGTCAAACCCGTGGCACAGGCCGAGCTGGAGCGCATTTTCATCGAGCTGGCCCGCCATGAGCACAACCCGCTGCGTCTGCTGCTGGTGGAAACCGATCCGCGCCGCCGCATGCTGATCCGCGACTATTTCGAGCGGTTAGGGTACAGCGTGACCCTGGCTGCGACGGCCGAGGCGGCCAGGCTGGCCTATGCCGAACAGACGTTCCCCGTGGTGGTGGTCGACCATGAGCTGAGCGATGACACCGGCCTCGACCTGCTCGATGCCCTCGAACGCTTGCGCTCGCTGCGTGGCATCACGGTGCTGCTGAACAGCCGACAGCCGCTGTCGGACGAGGAAATGCAACGCTTGCGCCGCTATTCGGCGATGACGCTGTCCAAGGAGGAAGATGTGGAACGCATGGGAGCATTGATACGACCGGAGCCGGCGGCGGCGTCGCCGAGCCCGGCCGCCTCGCTACAGGTGGCGTCCGCCGGGCAGCGTGTGCTGCTGGTGGACGAGGATGTGCGGCTGATCTATTCGCTGACGGCCCAGCTCGACGAGCTGGGTTTGCCGGTGGTGCCGGCAACCAGCGCCGACGAGGCGGTCGAACGTTTCGAAGAGGATGCCTTCGATCTGGTACTGCTGGACATGAGCCAACCCGGAGCGGAAGGTCCGGAGTTGGCACGAAGACTCAAACAGGACCATGACTGCCAGGCGCCGATCGTAGCCCTGGTAACCGTGGCCGATGCCGAGACGCGCGAGCGCTGCATCGCCGCGGGGGCCGACGACCTGTTGCTCAAACCGGTCGAAACCCCGGCACTGGCGGCGTTGCTGCGTCAATGGTTGGGGCTGGCAGTGGGTGCGGCTGATGCTGGAGAGGAGTGA
- a CDS encoding MBL fold metallo-hydrolase gives MAATQTTLIRETFPVGPLQCNCTIIGDPLSKKAIVVDPGGDPELIMARLEAHGLKVVSIIHTHAHLDHFLASGKMKERTGATLHLHKADQFLWDNLEMQCRMFGVPYTPVPAPDRWLADDEELACGCGVALHTPGHTPGSMSFWFADAKLLIAGDTLFRRGIGRTDLWGGDYASIERSIRQRLYALDEDATVVTGHGPDTRLGDEMRENPFVRA, from the coding sequence ATGGCGGCCACCCAAACAACGCTGATCCGCGAAACCTTTCCCGTCGGCCCCTTGCAGTGCAACTGCACCATCATCGGCGACCCGCTGAGCAAGAAAGCCATCGTGGTCGACCCGGGTGGCGACCCAGAACTCATCATGGCGCGGCTGGAGGCCCATGGTCTGAAGGTGGTCAGCATCATCCACACCCATGCGCATCTGGATCACTTCCTCGCGTCCGGCAAGATGAAGGAGCGGACCGGCGCCACGCTGCATCTGCACAAGGCCGACCAGTTCCTCTGGGACAACCTGGAAATGCAGTGCCGCATGTTCGGCGTGCCCTACACGCCAGTGCCGGCGCCCGACCGGTGGCTGGCCGATGACGAGGAGCTGGCCTGCGGCTGCGGCGTGGCGCTGCATACCCCTGGGCATACGCCAGGCTCGATGAGCTTCTGGTTCGCCGACGCCAAGCTGCTGATCGCTGGCGATACGCTGTTTCGCCGCGGAATCGGGCGCACCGATCTGTGGGGCGGCGACTACGCCAGCATCGAGCGGTCCATCCGGCAGCGGCTCTATGCCCTCGACGAAGACGCCACGGTGGTGACCGGACACGGCCCGGATACCCGCCTGGGTGATGAGATGCGGGAAAACCCCTTCGTGCGTGCCTGA
- a CDS encoding OmpA family protein gives MKMLNMTALAASVALLVGCTTNPYTGEQQAGKAGVYGGIGAVSGAVIGAATSSKKDRTKGALIGAAVGGAAGGGYGYYVDTQEAKLRQTLQGTGVQVQRNGDNLTLIMPGNITFASNSADISSSFYPTLNSLVQVFKEFNKNGVDIVGHTDSTGSLQLNQDLSNRRAQSVASYLIANGVAPARISSYGAGPSQPIASNDTAAGRAQNRRVEINLRPL, from the coding sequence ATGAAAATGCTGAACATGACCGCCCTGGCTGCAAGTGTCGCTCTGCTGGTCGGCTGCACCACCAACCCCTACACCGGCGAACAGCAGGCCGGCAAGGCGGGCGTCTATGGCGGTATCGGCGCTGTCAGCGGCGCGGTCATCGGTGCCGCGACCTCGAGCAAGAAGGACCGTACCAAGGGCGCGCTGATCGGCGCCGCGGTCGGTGGTGCGGCGGGCGGTGGCTATGGCTATTACGTCGACACCCAGGAAGCCAAGCTGCGCCAGACGCTGCAGGGCACCGGTGTTCAGGTTCAGCGCAATGGCGACAACCTGACTCTGATCATGCCGGGCAACATCACTTTCGCCAGCAACTCGGCGGACATCTCCAGCAGCTTCTACCCGACGCTGAACTCGCTGGTGCAGGTCTTCAAGGAGTTCAACAAGAACGGCGTCGACATCGTCGGCCATACCGACAGCACCGGTTCGCTGCAACTGAACCAGGACCTGTCCAACCGCCGCGCGCAGAGCGTCGCGTCCTACCTGATCGCCAACGGTGTTGCTCCGGCGCGTATCTCTTCTTACGGCGCCGGCCCGAGCCAGCCGATCGCCAGCAACGATACGGCCGCCGGCCGCGCACAGAATCGTCGCGTCGAGATCAACCTTCGTCCGCTGTAA
- a CDS encoding ATP-binding protein, whose protein sequence is MHFRVLLGQGERWLFGRAMNVRDQAGRPSYLVGACIDVTEHKRTELALQRLNDTLESRVDEAIAARAAAESALHQAQKMEAVGQLTSGLAHDFNNLLGGIVGSLGLLERRLDQGRHDDLRRHLVNAQSSADRAAALTHRLLAFSRRQPLQMRPTDGNALVSSMRDLLQRTIGPLVAFELMLADDLWLTRCDANQLENVLLNLALNARDAMPNGGRLRISTANRELDDAAAARLGMSAGSYVLLCVEDNGSGIAPEKLPYVFDPFFTTKPLGAGTGLGLSMVYGFARQSGGSVQIDSTPDQGTSVCLYLPRYRGALLEQPEQAAPRQRPNAPAGRRVLVVDDEDNIRTLVCEVLEEMGHRTLQAANGVTALDLLAKTDPIDLLITDIGLPGGMNGHQFAERARLQLPDLKVLMITGYAEEALIAARPSTQAEDLLGKPFTLDVLQERVQTLLESAPA, encoded by the coding sequence ATGCACTTCCGCGTGCTGCTGGGCCAGGGCGAGCGCTGGCTGTTCGGGCGGGCGATGAACGTGCGTGACCAGGCCGGGCGGCCATCCTACCTGGTCGGCGCGTGCATCGATGTCACCGAGCACAAGCGCACCGAACTGGCCCTGCAGCGCCTGAACGACACGCTGGAAAGCCGAGTCGATGAGGCCATTGCAGCCCGCGCAGCCGCCGAATCGGCACTGCACCAGGCACAGAAGATGGAAGCGGTCGGTCAGCTCACCAGTGGCCTCGCCCATGACTTCAACAACCTGCTGGGCGGCATCGTCGGCTCGCTGGGCCTGCTCGAACGTCGCCTCGATCAGGGCCGCCACGATGACCTGCGACGCCATCTCGTCAATGCCCAGAGCTCGGCAGACCGGGCGGCTGCCCTGACCCATCGGCTGCTGGCCTTCTCCCGGCGCCAGCCGTTGCAGATGCGGCCGACCGACGGCAACGCGCTGGTCAGCAGCATGCGGGACCTGCTGCAACGCACCATCGGCCCGCTGGTGGCGTTCGAGCTGATGCTCGCCGACGACCTCTGGCTGACCCGTTGCGATGCCAATCAGCTGGAGAACGTGCTGCTGAACCTGGCGCTCAACGCCCGTGACGCCATGCCCAACGGCGGCCGTTTGCGCATCAGCACCGCCAACCGGGAGTTGGACGACGCAGCAGCGGCCCGTTTGGGCATGTCCGCCGGCAGCTATGTGCTGTTGTGCGTCGAAGACAACGGCAGTGGTATCGCACCGGAAAAGCTGCCCTATGTGTTCGACCCCTTTTTCACCACCAAGCCGCTGGGCGCCGGAACCGGTCTGGGCCTGTCGATGGTCTACGGGTTCGCCCGGCAATCGGGCGGCAGCGTGCAGATCGACAGCACGCCCGACCAGGGCACCTCGGTCTGCCTGTATCTGCCACGCTACCGAGGCGCCCTGCTGGAACAGCCGGAGCAGGCCGCACCGCGCCAGCGGCCGAATGCCCCAGCCGGCCGTCGCGTGCTGGTGGTGGACGACGAGGACAACATCCGCACGCTGGTATGCGAGGTGCTGGAAGAAATGGGCCACCGGACGTTGCAGGCGGCCAATGGCGTCACCGCCCTCGACCTGCTGGCGAAGACCGACCCGATAGATCTGCTGATCACCGATATCGGCCTGCCCGGCGGCATGAACGGGCATCAGTTCGCCGAGCGGGCCCGCCTGCAGCTGCCGGACCTGAAGGTGCTGATGATCACCGGCTATGCGGAGGAAGCGCTGATCGCCGCACGACCCTCGACGCAAGCCGAGGACCTGCTCGGCAAGCCCTTCACACTGGACGTCCTGCAAGAACGGGTGCAGACCCTGCTGGAGTCCGCCCCCGCGTAA
- a CDS encoding PAS domain-containing protein, which produces MHDLQAIIDGLPGIYLIVAADAEYTMVASSDERLRVTMTRREDVIGKPLFEVFSDHEPEKPSSGAATLRRSLEDVIATGQTQRLSQVRYAIRRPEASGGGFEERFWNVVNAPVKDDRGRVRYVIHRVEDVTAHLHAQELARAQLQESDERLNAALLVSGTGTFYWQLASQRIDMDAAMLRLVGMEGFGEIHLSDLLERMHHDDRERLVLWANAAPGVVTISKCTSACCWARASAGCSGGR; this is translated from the coding sequence ATGCATGACCTGCAGGCAATCATCGACGGCCTGCCCGGCATTTATCTGATCGTGGCGGCGGATGCCGAATACACCATGGTTGCCAGCAGTGACGAGCGCTTGCGCGTCACCATGACTCGCCGGGAAGACGTGATCGGCAAGCCGCTGTTCGAGGTATTCAGCGACCATGAGCCGGAGAAGCCGAGCTCCGGCGCAGCGACGCTGCGTCGCTCCCTGGAGGATGTCATCGCCACCGGCCAGACCCAGCGACTGAGCCAGGTGCGTTATGCCATCCGGCGCCCCGAAGCCAGTGGCGGCGGATTCGAGGAGCGCTTCTGGAACGTGGTCAACGCGCCGGTGAAGGACGACCGCGGGCGGGTGCGTTATGTCATCCATCGGGTCGAGGACGTTACCGCCCATTTGCATGCCCAGGAGCTTGCCCGTGCGCAGCTGCAGGAAAGTGACGAACGCCTGAATGCCGCGCTGCTGGTCTCGGGCACGGGGACCTTCTATTGGCAGCTCGCGAGCCAGCGGATCGACATGGACGCCGCCATGTTGCGCCTGGTGGGCATGGAGGGCTTCGGCGAGATCCACCTGAGCGACCTGCTCGAGCGCATGCACCACGACGACCGCGAACGCCTGGTGCTGTGGGCGAACGCTGCGCCAGGAGTGGTGACGATTTCGAAATGCACTTCCGCGTGCTGCTGGGCCAGGGCGAGCGCTGGCTGTTCGGGCGGGCGATGA